The following are from one region of the Halorussus rarus genome:
- a CDS encoding GNAT family N-acetyltransferase codes for MEYRELPEDRSEQFQEYVHYAFSLEDGPQEEFDWDVDDQPGEPRALFDGDRMLCVCRHYWFRTRLRGRHIEMPGLSAVATPPEHRRQGNVARLLAESLAEYRDRGDVLTALWAFEHAFYERQGWGTANKWTRYECPPDALAWTRDDPLAGGEFRPVDADDHERLGRVLRAADEGYELNIERTEKWWRKRIFDSWRGEPYAYGWESPDGDLRGYVVYRVEEEDEGKVLTVPEFAAADHAARVNCLRFLADHDSQVERVRLRGPPGTDLLDLSPDPAAVDCEVEAGPMVRLVDVPAAIEAMEYPDGPDAAFTLAVSDPLVDRNDATFRVAVEDGRATCERIGDGVATTDADATAGVGALSQVYVGYHSVADAERLADLDVRTAAAREALAAMFPEREVFLREGF; via the coding sequence ATGGAGTACCGGGAGCTTCCCGAGGACCGGAGCGAGCAGTTCCAGGAGTACGTCCACTACGCCTTCAGCCTCGAAGACGGCCCGCAGGAGGAGTTCGACTGGGACGTCGACGACCAGCCGGGCGAGCCGCGGGCGCTGTTCGACGGCGACCGGATGCTCTGCGTCTGTCGCCACTACTGGTTCCGGACCCGCCTGCGAGGCAGGCACATCGAGATGCCTGGTCTCTCCGCCGTCGCCACCCCGCCGGAACACCGCCGGCAGGGCAACGTCGCCCGGCTGCTCGCGGAGTCGCTGGCGGAGTACCGCGACCGCGGCGACGTCCTGACCGCGCTCTGGGCGTTCGAGCACGCCTTCTACGAGCGACAGGGCTGGGGCACCGCGAACAAGTGGACCCGCTACGAGTGTCCCCCCGACGCCCTGGCGTGGACCCGCGACGACCCCCTCGCAGGCGGCGAGTTCCGCCCCGTCGACGCCGACGACCACGAGCGGCTCGGCCGGGTCCTGCGGGCCGCCGACGAGGGGTACGAACTGAACATCGAGCGCACCGAGAAGTGGTGGCGCAAGCGCATCTTCGACAGCTGGCGGGGCGAGCCCTACGCCTACGGCTGGGAGTCTCCCGACGGCGACCTCAGGGGGTACGTCGTCTATCGGGTCGAGGAGGAGGACGAGGGCAAGGTCCTCACCGTCCCGGAGTTCGCGGCCGCCGACCACGCCGCGCGGGTCAACTGCCTGCGCTTCCTGGCCGACCACGACTCGCAGGTCGAGCGCGTGCGGCTCAGGGGGCCGCCGGGCACGGACCTGCTCGACCTGTCGCCCGACCCCGCGGCCGTCGACTGCGAGGTCGAGGCCGGGCCGATGGTCCGACTCGTCGACGTGCCGGCGGCCATCGAGGCGATGGAGTACCCGGACGGGCCCGACGCCGCGTTCACCCTCGCGGTCTCGGACCCGCTGGTCGACCGGAACGACGCGACGTTCCGGGTCGCCGTCGAGGACGGCCGGGCCACCTGCGAGCGGATCGGCGACGGGGTGGCGACGACGGACGCCGACGCGACCGCCGGCGTCGGCGCGCTCTCGCAGGTGTACGTGGGCTACCACTCGGTCGCCGACGCCGAGCGACTCGCCGACCTCGACGTCCGGACGGCCGCGGCGCGCGAGGCGCTGGCAGCGATGTTCCCCGAGCGCGAGGTCTTCCTGCGCGAGGGGTTCTGA